In the genome of Pseudomonas bubulae, one region contains:
- a CDS encoding class III extradiol ring-cleavage dioxygenase encodes MLPSLFISHGSPMLALEPGASGPALKRLAAELPRPKAIVLVSAHWESPDLRVASHPSPETWHDFGGFPPALFAVQYPAPGDPKLAANIVELLADNGLPARLDARRPFDHGAWVPLSLMYPDADIPVVQVSLPSQLGPAGQTRVGHALAVLRSEGILVIGSGSITHNLRELDWHAGPESIEPWAKAFRDWMIDKLAADDETALHAYRTQAPFAAKNHPSDEHLLPLYFARAAGGQFSIAHQGWTLGALGMDIYRFG; translated from the coding sequence ATGCTCCCCAGCCTGTTTATCTCCCACGGCTCCCCCATGCTAGCACTGGAACCGGGCGCCAGTGGCCCGGCGCTCAAACGCCTGGCGGCCGAACTGCCGCGCCCCAAGGCCATAGTGCTGGTGTCTGCGCACTGGGAAAGCCCCGACCTGCGGGTCGCCAGCCACCCGTCACCGGAAACCTGGCATGACTTTGGCGGCTTCCCGCCCGCACTGTTTGCCGTGCAATACCCTGCGCCCGGCGACCCGAAGTTGGCCGCGAACATTGTGGAATTGCTGGCAGACAACGGCTTGCCGGCGCGACTGGACGCCAGGCGCCCTTTTGACCATGGCGCCTGGGTGCCACTGTCCTTGATGTACCCGGATGCGGATATCCCGGTGGTGCAGGTCTCGTTGCCCAGCCAGTTGGGCCCGGCGGGCCAGACCAGGGTAGGCCATGCACTGGCGGTCTTGCGCAGCGAGGGGATTCTGGTCATCGGCTCGGGCAGCATCACCCACAACCTGCGCGAACTGGACTGGCACGCAGGCCCTGAGAGCATTGAACCCTGGGCCAAGGCGTTTCGTGACTGGATGATCGACAAACTGGCGGCTGATGACGAAACCGCGCTGCATGCCTACCGCACACAGGCGCCTTTCGCCGCTAAAAACCACCCCAGCGACGAGCACCTGCTGCCGTTGTATTTTGCCCGTGCCGCGGGCGGCCAATTCAGCATTGCCCACCAGGGTTGGACACTGGGTGCGTTGGGGATGGATATCTACCGGTTTGGCTAG
- a CDS encoding thiopurine S-methyltransferase — protein MQPEFWHDRWDRNQIGFHLSQVNPYLQRLWPALGVEEGGRVLVPLCGKSLDMSWLAANGHEVLGVELTQTAVEQFFSEQQVEPQVRQQGAFKVYEAGPVKILCGDVFALTQADVASCVGLYDRAATIAFPPEMRAAYARHLSRILPPGCRGLLITLDYDQSQMNGPPFSVPDAEVQSLLSPAWALEVLEQPDVLDQEWKFLKGGVTRLVERVYRLSKIA, from the coding sequence ATGCAGCCCGAATTTTGGCACGACCGCTGGGATCGCAATCAGATTGGCTTTCACCTGTCGCAGGTCAACCCTTACCTTCAGCGCCTTTGGCCGGCACTGGGGGTGGAGGAGGGCGGTCGTGTGCTGGTGCCGCTATGCGGCAAAAGCCTGGATATGAGCTGGCTGGCGGCCAACGGTCATGAAGTGCTGGGCGTGGAGCTGACGCAGACGGCCGTGGAGCAGTTTTTCAGTGAACAACAGGTCGAGCCACAGGTTCGTCAGCAGGGCGCCTTCAAGGTGTACGAGGCGGGTCCTGTGAAGATCCTCTGCGGTGATGTGTTTGCCCTGACTCAGGCTGACGTGGCCTCCTGTGTGGGGTTGTATGACCGCGCTGCAACCATCGCATTCCCTCCCGAGATGCGTGCGGCCTATGCTCGGCACCTGAGCCGGATTCTGCCGCCAGGCTGTCGGGGGCTGTTGATTACCCTGGATTACGATCAGTCGCAAATGAACGGCCCGCCGTTCTCGGTGCCGGACGCCGAGGTACAAAGCCTGCTGTCGCCTGCCTGGGCGCTGGAAGTGCTCGAGCAGCCGGATGTACTCGATCAGGAGTGGAAGTTCCTCAAGGGCGGCGTGACGCGACTGGTGGAGCGGGTGTATCGCCTGAGCAAAATCGCCTGA